Below is a genomic region from bacterium.
GCCCAGAAAATGCTGGAAATTCGAAAGGATGTCGACGCCGATCAGTTGACATTTGAGTTGCATGCCTTGGCCCAGGAAGCCAACTGGGCTTATCAGCTGCATGGCTTTCCAGACGCCTTTGAGCTCGCTCGAAAAGGGATGTTCAGTCGATTGCACGAATCGGCAACTCGCATCGGGCAGTCAAAACTTCGCCCTCCCTCCCGCCTGAAAAGAAAGGGGCTCAAGAACACAAAACCAGGAGGAAGGAATGACAACGCCTAAACCCTCATCGCGCTTCTTACGTTGGACTGTTATTGCCAACGCGCTCTTTTCCGGAATTTCCGGTGTCTGGATTCTTGCAACAGGAAACATTACAGCCATGTTGTTGGGGCCTGAGATTCCGGGCGACCTCACGTTTGTTGGCTGGTCTTTGCTTTTGTACGCCATGGGACTTTCTTTTTTTTGTGTCACTCAAGCGGCCCATACCTAACTATCCCGTGGTCGCTGCGATCCTTCTGGATCTCGGCTGGGTAATCGGCAGCATAGCGTTGATACTAACAGGAATTTTTAGTCAAACCGGTACCTGGATCGTAACTGTTTGTGCGGAACTCGTTTTCCTGTTTGCCCTGTTTCAGTTCATAGGTTTGACACGTTACAGACGTGCTGTGTTTTCTACCGGCGGTATTATCGTCGCAGTTTTCTGCGGTAGTAGAGAGATGCGAAGAATGAGAATTAGATGACGTCGCCGCACCCACATCCTCCCCCAGCACCAGCCGTGCGATTGCCTTCCGGATTACTCGCTACCAAGAAGAGCTTTGGCTGAACGCTTCTGTCGCGTATTCGGCCGTTTCGCGCTCAAGACATGTTCGCGCAACGTGCGCTGTTGGCTTGGCGTTAATTTTCGCCAGCAGTCTCTGGCCGCGGGATCATCGTCAATCAGTTGCGAAAGTTCCTCTGGCAAGTTGTCCGGGGCGATTCGCAGGACGACAGAAGCTTTAGATCCTGTGTCGATTTGAGTTTTCAGGCAAAGATCGTTCGGCAAATCGATGAACCAACACTCTTTATTCCAATGCTTGAGCGAGCGCCGGCCAAGCTCGACTCGGTTGATGGTGCCTTCTACCACTATAGTTCCAGAAAGCCGCCACTTCGCCAGCTTCTTGCTTGGAATCTCTAGGAAACGGGGCATCGCCAGATGATGTCGTTGAACAATCGCCGTTAATTTCACGCGATCCGGTCTTCTGTTTTTCTGTGCTTTTCTCATATTGTTATATTTGAGAAGATCTATTTTACTACAAGTCGTAGTAGGGAAAAGAAACACAGATCTCAAACTTGACATCCCCCCATGGGGGTTATAATATCTTACTACGGGAAGTAGTAGTTTGGACTTTGTTATGGTATGGAAACGTCATTCATTCACGTTTGATCCCAACAAGAAGGGGCTGCGAAAGATCCTCGGCGATCTGGAGACTCAGATCATGGAGATCGCGTGGGCCAAGAGAGAGGTGACCGTTAAGCAGGTCCATGAAAGGCTGCAAGGGAAGCGAGAGCTTGCCTACACGACGGTCATGACAGTGATGAGCCGGCTAGCGGAGAAAGGTCTGTTGGCGCGGGTGAGGGAAGGAGCAGCCTATGTGTATCGGCCCGCTTCAACGAGGGAAGAATTTACGCAATCGAGTGTGAAGAAAGTGATGCAGGAGCTTCTGCGCGATTTTTCCACCCCGGCGATCCGGCAGTTTGTCGAATCAATCGGGAAGGAAGATCCTGAACAAATCGAGCAATTGGCCCGTCTGATTGATGTAAAGCGGAAAAGAAGAAATGTTTGAATGGCTGTCTCAACAGTACGTGAAGCTCATCGCCAACTACAAAATCCTTCTGCATAATCCAACTAGCTGCGAAGCGGTGGACTTACTGCATTTATTCACATTTACACTGGGAGCAGTGTTCTTCATTCGTGTCGTTGCTCATATGTTTCTCTTTTCCAGAATCAAACGGAGATCCCGGCTGTATACCGGAGAGCAGCATCCGCAGTTATTTGATGCTTACAGGAAGGCGGCTCAAAAGGCGCAGATTCGCCGGCTCCCTTCCTTGTACCGATTCACCGATGAAAATCCTCTAGTGTTTACGATCGGATCGATCAGGCCGGCCATCTTTCTTGCTCCCCGCGTTGCTGAAACACTGCCGCCCGAAGAACTGGAAGCTGCGCTAATTCATGAGTTGACCCACATCAAGCGTTCCGACACCCTGTTAATCTGGCTTCTGGAGATTTTCTTTGTTTCTATTCCAGCTCTCATTATCCAGGTTTTCGCAATCAGCTTTGTTTTCAGCGTTCAGAACTCCGTCTACGCGCTTCTCGGCGCTCTGGCAGGTCTACTGTTTTTTAAGGGCTATCTTTTGAAGAAAATTCTTTTTCTTCGCGAGATTTCCTGCGACGATCTCTCTGTCGATGCCATCCACGATCCGCTGCTGCTTGCTTCCTCGCTGATCAGCGTGTGGCGTCTCGGGCGAGCGGCCCCCAAACACCAATGGCACACAAGCCTTACTTTCGCTCAGTCTTTCCTGCCTTCTGCTTCACAACTGGAATTTCGGATCAAACGGCTGATTGATTACAGACGGCCCCGGCTTAAATTTTTCCTGGGAAAACTTGCACGTGTGCTTCTCTTATTGTTCCTTGCAATGACAACAGCATTCCTATTTTGGTTCCATTGTTTTCAAAAGAGTTCTGATCAGATTCGTGTCGACTATCGCTGCCGACAATCGCATGTTTCACAATGATAATTTTTGGGTGGCTTTTTACTACCGATCGTAGGTAAGAATGGGAATTTTTTTGTATGGAAATACTACTCAATGTAGTAGACACTAAAAAGGAGGATGATGATGAACATCAGGAACAAACTGGCTGGAATGATCGGCCTTTTCTTATTTGTAACGGCCGCCGTGGCGCAGTCGCCGCAAGGGAGCGACATTCAAGAGCTAACAGGTTTCAATTCGATTAAAGAAGTCTTTAACCGTGACAAGGGAAATGTCAGATTCGTGGCGCTGCTTTCTCCTTCCTGTGGATATTGCATCAAAGGATACCGGTACATGCGGAAAATTCTGGATGAAGTCTCTGATTCCCGCCTGAAGATGTACGTTGTCTGGGAGCCGATGCTTTCCGGTGACTCGAAAGACCTGGCATATCAGATGAGCAAAAAAGAAGACGATCCCAGAATGACTTATCACTCCTGGGATGGAGAACGGCTATCGGGGAAGTTATACCAGACGAAGATGAATCTTCCGCGTGTCGCATGGGATGTGTATTTTCTCTACGATGCCAATTCTGTTTGGGATGAAAAAGAACCGAGCGTGCCTTTTTATTGGCAACACCAGGGAGCGGGCGGAAAAGAAAACTGGCTTGATTACGATCAGCTTCTTTCCAAGGTAAAGGAGCTGCTGGCCCAAACAAAATAGGCGGGAGGCGATCATGAAAAACAAGAGTTTGGCAGTTACCGGCACATCGATGATCAGCTCGCTTCTGGTGCTGATCAGCTCGGCCTGCTGTGTGGGACCGCTCGCTGTGGTGTTATCCTTTGTCGGTCTCGGCAGCAGTACGCTTCTTTCCATTGAAAATGTCGTAGGGCCATTTCGCCCGGTCATCTTGAGTCTGACTGCGGTCTTTCTTGCTGGCGGATTCTTCTTTGGTTATCGACCGTTGAAGGAAGGATGTGAACTGGGGCCTGGTAAAATTTGTTCGGATTCGCACAGCCGCAAACTGCAAAGAATCTTGCTCTGGATTGCCACATCTCTATTCTTCGTGCTTCTGTACTTTACCTATATCCATCCCAATCTGGATATCTATTTTGGAATCTACTGAGATGAACATGAGCCAGCAACAGCGCGCGTGTCTTTGGTTGCAACTGATTCTGGTTTTCGTGATCTCGGGAACCGTGATTGCCGAAACGGCCCGAGCCGGGCGCGGACAACTCCAACTCTTGTTTGAAGCAGAGCTGCAGGCGAAAGGAGAAGTAAAACCTTTCGTCCTCGCCGATACTCCGTTTTCCGGTTTCAGCATGAAAAGGGATCTGATTGCACAAGGCGATGGTACGTTGAAAGGGTCCCGCGTGAACGGAACGCTTAGCTGGTCTAAGTTGTCAACCAAATATGAGAAGGACTCTCACACCAATACTCTGGTTTCTGGATGGATCACGACGGAAGACGGCGCCGAGATTTTCCTGGAAGCCATGGGCTACGCCAGAGTTGCCGATCCGGCACACACCGAGAAGTGGTCCTATATCGCCACGGTGCGTTTTGAAGATCCCGACAAACCATATGAATGGCTCATTAACCTTGTAGCTGTTTGGTTCGGGGAATTCGATCTGAAAACCGGTAGAGCGCACTATTGGGCTTATATTCCTGCAAATTTACAAAATACGAAAGAACTTAAGATTCAGGAGGCAAGATGAACACAAACGACAAAATTTTCCAATTAATCAGTGCCTTTCCCAAAGAGTTCACCGAACTCAGCGAGGACGAACAAAGAGTCTCTGTAGTGCTATATCGCCTCTTAGCGCGAGGCGAACCGGTGTCCCATGAGTCAATCGCTGCGGCGA
It encodes:
- a CDS encoding YdeI/OmpD-associated family protein, whose translation is MRKAQKNRRPDRVKLTAIVQRHHLAMPRFLEIPSKKLAKWRLSGTIVVEGTINRVELGRRSLKHWNKECWFIDLPNDLCLKTQIDTGSKASVVLRIAPDNLPEELSQLIDDDPAARDCWRKLTPSQQRTLREHVLSAKRPNTRQKRSAKALLGSE
- a CDS encoding BlaI/MecI/CopY family transcriptional regulator translates to MVWKRHSFTFDPNKKGLRKILGDLETQIMEIAWAKREVTVKQVHERLQGKRELAYTTVMTVMSRLAEKGLLARVREGAAYVYRPASTREEFTQSSVKKVMQELLRDFSTPAIRQFVESIGKEDPEQIEQLARLIDVKRKRRNV
- a CDS encoding M48 family metalloprotease — its product is MFEWLSQQYVKLIANYKILLHNPTSCEAVDLLHLFTFTLGAVFFIRVVAHMFLFSRIKRRSRLYTGEQHPQLFDAYRKAAQKAQIRRLPSLYRFTDENPLVFTIGSIRPAIFLAPRVAETLPPEELEAALIHELTHIKRSDTLLIWLLEIFFVSIPALIIQVFAISFVFSVQNSVYALLGALAGLLFFKGYLLKKILFLREISCDDLSVDAIHDPLLLASSLISVWRLGRAAPKHQWHTSLTFAQSFLPSASQLEFRIKRLIDYRRPRLKFFLGKLARVLLLLFLAMTTAFLFWFHCFQKSSDQIRVDYRCRQSHVSQ
- a CDS encoding DUF3237 family protein, which codes for MSQQQRACLWLQLILVFVISGTVIAETARAGRGQLQLLFEAELQAKGEVKPFVLADTPFSGFSMKRDLIAQGDGTLKGSRVNGTLSWSKLSTKYEKDSHTNTLVSGWITTEDGAEIFLEAMGYARVADPAHTEKWSYIATVRFEDPDKPYEWLINLVAVWFGEFDLKTGRAHYWAYIPANLQNTKELKIQEAR